The genomic segment GAACagtttcaaattttctttagaacagaaaatcaaattaatttgaatttttgatcaaGAATAAATCAAGTGAGTTTCGATGAACCGATTTGTCTGATTTTTTATTAGGATTGACTCGGTCGAATTTTGATCGAGACTCacttaattgaattttgttGGTAACTTTTGTGGCCTAATTTAGTTGATTTTAGGTTGTGATTGACTcgattaaattttgatttccaaatttaattgagttttgaTTCCGatatgttttgatattttagtCGACTTTTGTCTCaatttttagtttgatttaactcatttcaactttctatttttgttgtttataaaaaaagcgatattataaataaaatgagttaataataattttgtagttttttaattaaaaaatattgcaatttaatttaaaattattgtaattcagttaaaaatagtgatttcaattcaaaattagTGTAGTTTAAAGACAAGTAAAAgttcaattcaatttatattacaGTTTAGTGTAATTTCATACAATTCAATAcaatttgataaaagaaaaaaatttatcaatttgaattaatttttagttcacaaactaaattttagttaaatatatttaaccataCAATTTATTTTGCCAATCTCTAATCAcattagtatttaatttatcagtttaaatttgtttcataaatcttaattaacaGAACATTGTTATATTTCTTTTCCTATATTTTTGTGAATAGTGAACTATGATATGAGTCcatcaattaaaataatgtgtAAGTTATGCGAAATCTCTTTTACCCATGCATACCTATATTCAattccaataaataaataaataaatagaaacgTAAGGATAACGTGCTCCacctaatataataaaatactttggTGGAGCATGGGAAGAGAAGGTTTTTGTTGGAGAGTGTAAGAAAAAAGCCAAGCTCCactaaataattacataaatattcaGATAATAGGATAAAGCATGACCTGGTTGATGTCATTATAGATATGATTTTTTAGCAATTAActaattaacttaaatatattgtttctaaatatataattgcCACCCAAAAGATTCCAATCTTCTCCTCCTAGAGACCTTCCTCTCAGTGTAGGTAACGTGCTCTTTCATCAACTCTTCTCTCTACTCTGCTTTGAACCGTAGTAAAGTACCACGATAGTTGCTGCACAAGCATCTCCAGTAGCTAAAAAGGTTTCATTTTTCTAATATCTTAGCTTTAATCACATGTACCCCcgtaaaaaaagttaaaacttcAAATCATATAATCATCCCAGTGAGTTCAAACCGCTTGGTTTCTTCTAATTTCCACCAGATTTTAGTTGTCCTAGTTTTTCTATGATTACAGGTTTGATTTTGAATAACgattttttcctttgtttatgGTATCATGATCCTATGTTGAGTTGACTTTTTTCTGTGATATCTTATCCTCAGTTTTCCAATGGTTTTGATCTGTCTTCATGCTATTGTATAAACATGTTTCATCTCACTTCTATTTatcctttccttttcttttttatgcatcTGTTCGAATATTCCGCTACTGGATTTGGGAACTGTCTGTTATTGTTaccagaaaaataaaagttttcttttcatGTATGGGTAAAACGATTGTAGAAATAGATAAATCAACTGAGAAGAATCATTAGAATGAGataagatgaagaagacaaGTGTTGGCTTCTTAAAGTTCCACTTACGAGGTTTGGGATTCATTGTAATAATTCCATTAATACCGTTTATTATAAATCTTGTTGATGAGATTTTACTTTTGCCGACGGTTTTGTTAAGATAACTTTTTCTACAAGATCCggtagaaaaagagaagaaagaaaaacaagataagcattttttttaatggttaaaATTAGCTCAGCATACGTTAAATAAACTTCTAGGGAAGATAACATGTGagctattttattttcattttagcGTATGGaaaaagtttatataattttttcttacgttttttttttagtttactagtgttgttttgaaaaaagaatttcaaaCATGGGTATCCTTGGACGACCTTCTTCATAAGCTCTTTAgggaagaaaaaatgaatttgacTTATCCTAAAATTCGTTTATGTAGAAGTTAAAGTGGAAAAGGTAGAGAAACTACTTGAAAGAGCTATTACAAATTAGTTCATGCATAAGCTAGTTCATGTTACTATATATCTTAACGTTACATTACCCTGTATGGCAGATTCTCCTTGAAGATGGGAAACACGTATTTGTTGTTAACCTTTTGTTTGTGGGCTTTGACATGCTCACTTCTTCCTTTTTTCTCGTGTGGACTTATGAGAATTGGTTTGAAGAAGAGAGATGTAGATCTTGATAGTATCAGAACAGCTAGAATGCTACGAGGAAAACTAAGATTAGGCAGACCTGTGTTGGGTGCATATGATCAGTATGTTGGCAAACCAACCGATGAGGGCATAGTACCTTTGAAGAATTATTTGGATGCACAATATTATGGAGAGATTGGAATTGGCACACCTCCGCAGAAATTTAATGTCATATTTGATACTGGTAGTTCCAACCTATGGGTTCCATCATCAAAGTGCTATTTTTCTGTGAGTTCAACTTAACTTCTGTGCATTCAATCTTTTGCCAATATGTACTATCATTGAGTCTTGTTGATTAATGTTCTCTTACAGCTTGCCTGCTACACTCATAAATGGTACAAGCCAAAGAAGTCCAAAACGTATATAAAAAATGGTAATGCCAGTTTCTTATTATGCAGAATCATCATAGTGGTAGATGCAATCACGTAACCACAACATTAAACGATAGTGCATTCTATGCGGATGCTATTTAACATGTTTCAATTCACCTTTTTACTTGTCAACCAGGAACATCATGTAAAATAACCTATGGATCTGGATCAATATCTGGTTTTTTCAGTTCAGATAATGTTAAAGTTGGTGATATTGTTGTCAAGAAACAGGTGAATGCCTCTTTATAGATTAGCTCCCACATCTAGAATGTGCAGTTTTGCTGCAATACATTATAGATTTTaccattatattattatttttaactgtaGGATTTCATTGAGGCAACTCGAGAAGGAAGTCTTTCCTTTCTATTAGCGAAGTTTGATGGATTACTTGGGCTTGGGTTTCAGGAGATCTCAGTTGAAAGTGCTGTGCCAGTATGGTATGTTTCATCATGTACTTTTGTTAGTTCATTTGCAGCTGTTATCCATGTCCAAAGGCCAATTGGTATGCCTACATCTTTTCATTTACTGATCCATTATAAATTGCAGGTACAATATAGTGCAGCAAAATCTTGTAAGTGAGCAGGTGTTCTCTTTTTGGCTCAATGGCGATCCAAATTCAAAAGAGGGTGGAGAACTAGTTTTTGGAGGTGTTGATCCAAAACACTTCAAGGGAAATCACACTTATGTCCCAGTCACTACAAAAGGCTACTGGCAGGTGAGCAAAACAATTTAGTTTGATCAGGAATGTATGCTTTATTTTTGAAGGGCTCACAAGaatattttccttttcagaTTGAAATGGGAGATTTTTTAATCGGTGGTCTCTCAACAGGTGACTACGTTTCATTCATCTTCAATGCTATATAGAtagtttcttttatcttttgggGAGTTATTTGCGAATAAGTAGTGAGTGATTGTGTGGTCGAAAGGTACATTGAGTACTCAAATGTACTGCAGTGTATTTTAAAGACTTGTGATATGAGTACTCAGTGTATCTTTTTTTTGTAGCCATAATCTTTGATTATGAAATGTATCTAATCCTGTATATCAATGCTATTTTCAGGTGTCTGTGAGGGTGGCTGTGCTGCTATTGTGGATTCAGGAACATCTTTGCTTGCTGGTCCAACTGTGAGTCCTTCCGTTTCTTTGAAGACTTGATATTTGTAACTTtctgtttataaattttatgacgCTGTTAATTTCAGGCTGTTGTAACTGAAATCAATCATGCAATTGGAGCCGAAGGAGTTCTAAGCGTAGAATGTAAGGAAGTTGTTTCTGAATATGGAGAAATGTTATGGGATCTCTTGATATCAGGGGTAAGTTCTCTTGCCTAACCTTGAAGTTTTCCTTTCACCTTGATTTGCTGTCTTTGCTCTTTCCCTTCACTAGTTTTCACTCCTCAGACCTAAGTGTGTTCGGTCTTGATTTGCAGGTACGACCTGGTGATGTGTGCTCACAGGTTGGTTTATGTTTTGCCCAAAAAGGTCAATCAGAGAGGTCAGTTTGTTTAAATCTGCAATAGGCAATTTTATATATCCGTGTTTTGTATGCCCTTTCAACATATTTGATTCAGTtcacttaaattaaataatgttttgaaGATGTTGGAGGGATGGTTAATATTCTGACTGTGAGCTTAGCAACCAATTTCTCAGGGCTTGATACCCTTGATTACAACTGCTGgtttataaatttcttcttttgcCACTGGGAGGAGTTTGGTTCTATTCATACTTTTTAATTACATCAGATTTAGGCTAAAACAGGCtccaaatttttttcattggtTACAATTACTTGTTTatgtatttcttcttttttcaactGAGAGTTTAAGTTCTATTCTTACAATTCTATTAGATTTTGGCTGAAACAGACTCCTAAATTTTCTTTGAATCCTGATACTGTGCAGTAATGGAATTGAGATGGTGACTGAAAAGGAACAGAGAGAGTTGTCAGCTAAAGATACTGCTCTGTGTGCTCCCTGTCAGATGCTTGTGATTTGGATTCAGAATCAACTAAAACAACAGAAGACAAAGGACACAGTTTTCAACTATGTAAATCAGGTAGGCCTTTTGAACCATCATTTTCAGAAACCTTTGATGTTGGTTACCTTTATATCGCTACATATATGTCGTGTGATGTCTTTCCCTTGATCATTGGCAGCTGTGCGAGAGCTTGCCAAGTCCAAATGGAGAGTCAGTAGTTAACTGTAATGGCATTTCTGGATTACCAAACATCACATTTACTGTTGGAGACAAACCTTTCACCCTCACTCCTGAGCAGGTTGGCTTTACAAAATtgtgataaattaaattacaatgcAGTTTTAGCAGATGATTACACTCCATAAATCTAATCATAGCCTCAAAACAACATTAGCCTTAGGAAGTAgtgaatattttttactttttagtgGAAATATTGAACTACGAATTGTGGCATTATATATCTATCTACATCCCAAGGCTAACTCTTAGAgcttatgtatttattttattctggTTCTGAAAATACTGTGTAATTTCAGTATATTCTGAAAACTGGAGAAGGCATTGCAGAAGTTTGCCTTAGTGGGTTTATTGCTTTTGACATTCCTCCTCCACGGGGTCCTCTTTGGTATGTCACCCTTCTAatgttaatcaatttaaattatttatacatacACTTGCATAGCACAGAACAAATATGCATGTAATGATTCACTACTATTGTTCTAAGCTTTGCCTTTGATATTACTTTTTTTCTGATATTGCTGTGACTATTTACCTGAAGGATTCTTGGGGATGTTTTCATGAGGGTGTATCACACTGTCTTTGACTATGGCAATCTCCGAGTTGGTTTCGCCAAAGCTGCATAACAAGACATGTAGGATATTATGTTTCAGGACATCTTTTAATGAACTTGTTTGTGTTGTAAATAATCCTCAGTAACTAATATGGCACAGGTTCACGTTATAGATTTCATGAATGTACACACTAGTGAAACTACGCCCTTTCAAGTA from the Vigna angularis cultivar LongXiaoDou No.4 chromosome 3, ASM1680809v1, whole genome shotgun sequence genome contains:
- the LOC108326456 gene encoding aspartic proteinase-like, whose amino-acid sequence is MGNTYLLLTFCLWALTCSLLPFFSCGLMRIGLKKRDVDLDSIRTARMLRGKLRLGRPVLGAYDQYVGKPTDEGIVPLKNYLDAQYYGEIGIGTPPQKFNVIFDTGSSNLWVPSSKCYFSLACYTHKWYKPKKSKTYIKNGTSCKITYGSGSISGFFSSDNVKVGDIVVKKQDFIEATREGSLSFLLAKFDGLLGLGFQEISVESAVPVWYNIVQQNLVSEQVFSFWLNGDPNSKEGGELVFGGVDPKHFKGNHTYVPVTTKGYWQIEMGDFLIGGLSTGVCEGGCAAIVDSGTSLLAGPTAVVTEINHAIGAEGVLSVECKEVVSEYGEMLWDLLISGVRPGDVCSQVGLCFAQKGQSESNGIEMVTEKEQRELSAKDTALCAPCQMLVIWIQNQLKQQKTKDTVFNYVNQLCESLPSPNGESVVNCNGISGLPNITFTVGDKPFTLTPEQYILKTGEGIAEVCLSGFIAFDIPPPRGPLWILGDVFMRVYHTVFDYGNLRVGFAKAA